In Mycolicibacterium mucogenicum DSM 44124, the following are encoded in one genomic region:
- a CDS encoding MlaE family ABC transporter permease: MAAPSTFTPGLLRPFTAVGSGLLKAAGRTGHMVEFFGKVVLAVPTMWLRYRKELLRLLSDITWGNGSIVVGGGTLNVAGVLGVTAGALVAVEGYNALNLLGLGPATGLVSSFATTRELAPAMIAMAFIAQAGCRFTAQLGAMRINDEIDALDTLGINSVAYLVATRVVASVIAVVPLFLAALALAYLSCQLVSVVAGQSTGTYLHYFGLFLEGRDVLFATVKAVIFVFISSTIQCYYGYFASGGPAGVGVAAGRAMRGSVTVVMIVNMLLTMALWGVISGARFGG; encoded by the coding sequence AGGCGGCCGGGCGCACCGGCCACATGGTCGAGTTCTTCGGCAAGGTCGTGCTGGCCGTGCCGACGATGTGGCTGCGCTACCGCAAGGAACTGCTGCGGCTGCTGTCCGACATCACCTGGGGCAACGGCTCCATCGTGGTGGGCGGCGGCACGTTGAATGTGGCCGGTGTACTTGGCGTTACGGCCGGCGCGCTGGTCGCGGTCGAGGGCTACAACGCCCTGAACCTGTTGGGTCTCGGGCCTGCCACCGGCCTGGTCTCGTCCTTCGCGACAACCCGAGAACTGGCGCCGGCGATGATCGCGATGGCCTTCATCGCGCAGGCCGGCTGCCGGTTCACCGCCCAGCTCGGCGCCATGCGGATCAATGACGAGATCGACGCGCTCGACACCCTCGGCATCAACTCGGTGGCCTATCTGGTGGCGACGCGCGTGGTGGCCTCGGTGATCGCGGTGGTCCCGCTGTTCCTGGCGGCCCTGGCCCTGGCCTACCTGTCGTGCCAGCTGGTCAGCGTCGTCGCCGGCCAGTCCACAGGTACCTACCTGCACTACTTCGGACTGTTCCTCGAGGGCCGCGACGTGCTGTTCGCCACCGTCAAAGCGGTGATCTTCGTGTTCATCTCGTCGACGATCCAGTGCTACTACGGCTATTTCGCCTCCGGCGGCCCGGCCGGTGTCGGCGTGGCGGCCGGGCGCGCGATGCGCGGCAGTGTCACCGTCGTGATGATCGTCAACATGCTGCTCACCATGGCGCTGTGGGGCGTCATCAGCGGCGCAAGGTTCGGTGGCTGA